From the Porites lutea chromosome 5, jaPorLute2.1, whole genome shotgun sequence genome, the window GTCTACTCGTCGTCTATAATATTTGAATTGTAACGACTTTTCGATTCTTCACTAAATCCCCTGACCGCTTGTCTGTCCGAAATATCGGGAAACCTCAAGtcgcttttctctttgctgttttgttatttatgtctATATTTCCGTTTATTACACCAAATTTAAGTTATCTGCAGTCTCAaactttcaatattcagaaaatATGAAAGACCactaggggcacccaacgactgttttctgtaaaatatctgttcggagaagcaaatattgcctagaattttcttttgcttaagGACggcaaaaaaatttcaagatgaACATTCCATTCATgtgcaattttcgaagcttatgtAATAAATTCGctacaattttctgaagtttcaGTTTTCCTACTTTACTATCCAGATTACactatttttcttagaaaaaggaaacctaaaatttacGGGCTCTATAGTGTGACGGAGAGAGGAACCAGAAAAATTATCACTTAATTCCCCCTGAATTTTCAAAAGGTTCCCCTAGGAATCGATGACCGACAGATAAAATTTttgtagcgccgcttagaatgcatttctagagatctaaaagtactctgatAGCCCAAAAGTGTTTTCAGCGTATTTTGGAGGAACCGTTGTCGGTTCCCCAGGCCCAGGTGATAGTCATCTGTATTTGCAGCGTATTTACGTCTCAAAAGCAGTCCTCGGTGACTGCTCTATCGTTCATCTCTATCGTCTGCTGTTTAATTTGTCTCTATCTTTGGTTTTGTAAATTCATACGTACAAGTATTCCACTTTTGTATACATTTCTGGACCTTGTCATCTGGGAAATAAACAACCGGCCAAAGATCAATCTCTATTCATAGATTTTTCCAGTTCAGGGAATTTCACCTTGGACGACCTTTAATGAATTTTGTCACGCAAAATGTTTTGTAGAGTTATTGCATGATCCACACACGATACAACGTTCCTTTTCCATCATcattatattttaaatgaaagATCACCGCTGCATTGTGAAATTAAAAGATTTGTAATACCAGTTTTGGAGGTTTCGAAAGAGGAAATACTAGGGAACATTACCTGCGGTCACGTGGATATGAACTTTGTCCAACAAACACGCTGGAGGGCCCAGATTACATCATTATGCAATAGATATTACCGCATCTCTGATTGGACAGATATGCGAGCGATTTCAAACGATTTTCTAACGGCTGTTTTGATAGGATGCTTACCCGATGACCAAAGTCCGACTGTCTTCGCAATAAAAATTGCTCTCTGAACGGTACGAGTTATTCGTCGTTCGGTTGTATTTGGTTGTATACTACTTCTTTTTTGGTGAGAGTAGATCTAAACGTCGTTCGAAAGATATGACTTCTGAAATGGAGATGACGCAGGAAGCAGAGAACAAGTCGTTTGCGACCCGTGTGTGGGAACTTCCAGTGGCGATTGCCGCCGTCGAACAGCTTTCTCAAATCTACAGTTCGGTAAAGGAACGGAATGCAGTGACAAGGATGGCTTGTAATGCGGGTGAAAGTACGATCCAAATGGCTACAGCTGCTACAAAGCCTATTATCGACGCAGCAAATAATTGTTCGTTGTCGAAACCCATTGTTGGAAAAGTCGAATGTGCTGGTACGTGAAGGAAAAACGCCCGTTTTTTTTCGACAGTAAGCTTAAACTTGTCCATCGAATCATTGATCATGTACCTTTATAGCTTACGTAAGGGACCCTTGTTGGCTATCCTCTTCGCGTTTCAAGTGAGACTCTTCTGTAGTGTGTCCtaattttcgttttcatttaaCTTATTTATGAAAATCAGCACACTAGTGATAAAACTCGAAATGAAGCATAAACTTGGTCACGTCTTGACAGCCCGATTTCAGGTTGCTGTCCACTTATTAGTGAACCTTGAACTTCCTATTGATCCCTCTCAATCTCAAAGACATAAAACAATGAATAGGTTTTTTCATGAATCACTTGAATCAGTCAGTCATTGTGATAATTTTAAGGGGATTTACCCTTTTAAATTCATGTATCAAAAGTATTTATAGCTTAGAGTGAGAACCATTTTCATTACAGCTGCTACCATTGACCGTGTGGCTTCAGAGACACTGGCTAAGGTTGAAGAGAAGTGTCCCATTATTACGAAGACACCCACTGAGGTAAAAGTTGTATGTATTACCTCCCCCATCCAGTTATGTCATTAATGATTCTCTTCTTATAGTAACCTCTCTGGACACCTCTCTcttacagacagttttcttggttttaaactTGCCAAATTCAAATAATTCCTACCTTTTCAACATTGGACACCTCCTCCATAATGTGGACACTTGAGTCTGTCCCTGTCCACGCAAGGAAGTTTAGCCATTCATACTTGTGTTTTAGTCAATCAGAATACTTGAAGTAAATTTGATGCATTATATTGTCTGAAACTGTCCATGGCAACCTAATGGTATACCAGTTCTAATATTATTGGTTTTCTTCATGCTTGGCATCGTATATACAAGGATCAATACTTAGTTGTTGGAAATTTCTTATATTGCTATGGAGCCAGAAGATGTGCACTGCACTAAAAGATCCCAATTTGACTTGGAGGCTTATTCTTTTGTTGGCTTTATTATAACTTGCATTAAATTTGGGAGAAGTTTATTCCAAGACTGAAAATGGTGCAAAGGCCTGCATTGGTTTCACAAAAGTACATGTCATTTTGGGCCATACTTGACCTTGTTAACACGTACTGGATTTTTGTCTTGCCTCTTTAGATCAAGACTGTAGTAACCGGTACTGCCTCAGATTACTATTCCAAACTGCAAGACAGTGCAGCCGTGAAGATGATGGTTGCTAGGACAGGAGATGTGCTGTCAACGTTTGAGTTGATTGGCGAATTAACTCTGCCTACTGATGGCAAATGTGAAGAGGACATGAAGGAGCTGGAAACAGATGATGCTGATCATGAGAAAGGACACTTGGTGAGAGCCCGGAATCTGCAGAAAAAGTTGGCACGCAGGGGAAAGAGAAAGCTGATGTCGTACCAGCCCATTAAGTTCACAGTTGATACGGTATGCTGTAGATCTGGATTAGATTTAAAACAAATGGTATTGAATAACATCCGGTCAGAACTTGTCTCATAAATTTCTTCTGGATCACTATTAAAATGATATAAAGTGAGTTTAAAATGGAAAATGGTGGCAAAGGAAGTTACTACTAGTGAGTTTCGTCTAAGATTCAGTGGAAAAGGGTTGAtccaaattttaaaatgatcGTATTTTTTAACATAGCTATCTATGACCAAATGTACTATTTATGAGAAGTTCCTCATACCAGAACGACCATTTCAAGTATATTTGGTgatttgttttctcttaaatttttgGAAGGTAGACAAAGCTTTTCATCACAGTGCCTTCATCATATTTACAATCATTCACTATCTACGTTGTCACAGTAAAGTTGatactttttctgttttcttgtaGATGAGCAACTTGCAGGATAAGGTAACAGACTTGGTTGGCAAGTCATCAGGAGCAGGGAAAAAAGTCTACAATGCAACCA encodes:
- the LOC140936539 gene encoding uncharacterized protein isoform X1, which gives rise to MTSEMEMTQEAENKSFATRVWELPVAIAAVEQLSQIYSSVKERNAVTRMACNAGESTIQMATAATKPIIDAANNCSLSKPIVGKVECAAATIDRVASETLAKVEEKCPIITKTPTEIKTVVTGTASDYYSKLQDSAAVKMMVARTGDVLSTFELIGELTLPTDGKCEEDMKELETDDADHEKGHLVRARNLQKKLARRGKRKLMSYQPIKFTVDTMSNLQDKVTDLVGKSSGAGKKVYNATMYIPSMALELSGSVIVSAKDFVFALHKAHPIKDMPATIANCVMKAVQPLSDAKDKLVGHVFVPPQVMTEYLLSSRPIQWIIPHIVAVEDINKMDITMEEIEDTTESEGNENGKDS
- the LOC140936539 gene encoding uncharacterized protein isoform X2 encodes the protein MTSEMEMTQEAENKSFATRVWELPVAIAAVEQLSQIYSSVKERNAVTRMACNAGESTIQMATAATKPIIDAANNCSLSKPIVGKVECAAATIDRVASETLAKVEEKCPIITKTPTEIKTVVTGTASDYYSKLQDSAAVKMMVARTGDVLSTFELIGELTLPTDGKCEEDMKELETDDADHEKGHLMSNLQDKVTDLVGKSSGAGKKVYNATMYIPSMALELSGSVIVSAKDFVFALHKAHPIKDMPATIANCVMKAVQPLSDAKDKLVGHVFVPPQVMTEYLLSSRPIQWIIPHIVAVEDINKMDITMEEIEDTTESEGNENGKDS